A single region of the Apodemus sylvaticus chromosome 7, mApoSyl1.1, whole genome shotgun sequence genome encodes:
- the Ctnnb1 gene encoding catenin beta-1, translated as MATQADLMELDMAMEPDRKAAVSHWQQQSYLDSGIHSGATTTAPSLSGKGNPEEEDVDTSQVLYEWEQGFSQSFTQEQVADIDGQYAMTRAQRVRAAMFPETLDEGMQIPSTQFDAAHPTNVQRLAEPSQMLKHAVVNLINYQDDAELATRAIPELTKLLNDEDQVVVNKAAVMVHQLSKKEASRHAIMRSPQMVSAIVRTMQNTNDVETARCTAGTLHNLSHHREGLLAIFKSGGIPALVKMLGSPVDSVLFYAITTLHNLLLHQEGAKMAVRLAGGLQKMVALLNKTNVKFLAITTDCLQILAYGNQESKLIILASGGPQALVNIMRTYTYEKLLWTTSRVLKVLSVCSSNKPAIVEAGGMQALGLHLTDPSQRLVQNCLWTLRNLSDAATKQEGMEGLLGTLVQLLGSDDINVVTCAAGILSNLTCNNYKNKMMVCQVGGIEALVRTVLRAGDREDITEPAICALRHLTSRHQEAEMAQNAVRLHYGLPVVVKLLHPPSHWPLIKATVGLIRNLALCPANHAPLREQGAIPRLVQLLVRAHQDTQRRTSMGGTQQQFVEGVRMEEIVEGCTGALHILARDVHNRIVIRGLNTIPLFVQLLYSPIENIQRVAAGVLCELAQDKEAAEAIEAEGATAPLTELLHSRNEGVATYAAAVLFRMSEDKPQDYKKRLSVELTSSLFRTEPMAWNETADLGLDIGAQGEALGYRQDDPSYRSFHSGGYGQDALGMDPMMEHEMGGHHPGADYPVDGLPDLGHAQDLMDGLPPGDSNQLAWFDTDL; from the exons ATGGCCACTCAAG CTGACCTGATGGAGTTGGACATGGCCATGGAGCCGGACAGAAAAGCCGCTGTCAGCCACTGGCAGCAGCAGTCTTACTTGGATTCTGGAATCCATTCTGGTGCCACGACCACAGCTCCTTCCCTGAGTGGCAAGGGCAATCCTGAGGAAGAAGATGTGGACACCTCCCAAGTCCTTTATGAGTGGGAGCAAGGCTTTTCCCAGTCGTTCACGCAAGAGCAAGTAGCTG ATATCGACGGTCAGTACGCGATGACTCGGGCTCAGAGGGTCCGagctgccatgttccctgagACCCTAGATGAGGGCATGCAGATCCCGTCCACGCAGTTTGACGCTGCTCATCCCACCAATGTCCAGCGCTTGGCTGAACCATCACAGATGCTAAAACATGCAGTTGTCAATTTGATCAACTATCAGGATGACGCAGAACTTGCCACACGTGCAATTCCTGAGCTGACAAAACTGCTAAATGATGAGGACCAG GTGGTTGTTAATAAGGCTGCTGTCATGGTTCATCAGCTTTCCAAGAAGGAAGCTTCCAGACATGCCATCATGCGCTCACCTCAGATGGTGTCTGCCATTGTACGCACCATGCAGAATACAAATGATGTAGAAACAGCTCGCTGTACCGCTGGGACTCTGCACAACCTCTCTCACCATCGTGAGGGCCTGTTGGCCATCTTTAAGTCTGGTGGCATCCCAGCGCTGGTGAAAATGCTTGG GTCACCAGTGGATTCCGTACTGTTCTACGCCATCACGACACTGCATAATCTCCTGCTCCATCAGGAAGGAGCTAAAATGGCAGTGCGCCTAGCTGGTGGGCTACAGAAAATGGTTGCTTTGCTCAACAAAACAAACGTGAAATTCTTGGCTATTACAACAGACTGCCTTCAGATCTTAGCTTACGGCAACCAAGAGAGCAAG CTGATCATTCTGGCCAGTGGTGGACCCCAAGCCCTAGTAAACATAATGAGGACCTACACTTACGAGAAGCTTCTGTGGACCACAAGCAGAGTGCTGAAGGTGCTGTCTGTCTGCTCTAGCAACAAGCCGGCCATTGTGGAAGCTG GTGGGATGCAGGCACTGGGGCTTCATCTGACAGACCCGAGTCAGCGACTTGTTCAGAACTGTCTTTGGACTCTCAGAAACCTTTCAGATGCAGCGACTAAGCAG GAAGGAATGGAAGGCCTCCTGGGGACTCTAGTGCAGcttctgggttctgatgatatAAATGTGGTCACCTGTGCGGCTGGAATTCTCTCTAACCTCACTTGCAATAATTACAAAAACAAGATGATGGTGTGCCAAGTGGGTGGCATAGAGGCTCTTGTGCGCACTGTCCTTCGTGCCGGTGACAGGGAGGACATCACTGAGCCTGCCATCTGTGCTCTTCGTCACCTGACCAGCCGGCATCAGGAAGCTGAGATGGCCCAGAATGCTGTTCGCCTTCATTATGGACTACCTGTTGTGGTTAAACTCCTGCACCCACCATCCCACTGGCCTCTGATAAAG GCAACTGTCGGACTGATTCGGAACCTTGCCCTTTGCCCAGCAAATCATGCACCTTTGCGGGAACAGGGTGCTATTCCACGGCTAGTTCAGCTGCTTGTGCGAGCGCATCAGGACACCCAACGGCGCACCTCCATGGGTGGAACACAGCAGCAGTTTGTG GAGGGTGTCCGCATGGAGGAGATAGTTGAAGGGTGTACTGGagctctccacatccttgctcgGGATGTTCACAACCGGATTGTAATCCGAGGACTCAATACCATTCCATTGTTTGTGCAG TTGCTTTATTCTCCCATTGAAAATATCCAAAGAGTAGCTGCAGGGGTTCTCTGTGAACTTGCTCAGGACAAGGAGGCTGCAGAGGCCATTGAAGCTGAGGGAGCCACAGCTCCCCTGACAGAATTACTCCACTCCAGGAACGAAGGCGTGG CAACATACGCAGCTGCTGTCCTATTCCGAATGTCTGAGGACAAGCCACAGGATTACAAGAAACGGCTTTCAGTCGAGCTGACCAGTTCCCTCTTCAGGACAGAGCCAATGGCTTGGAATGAG ACTGCTGATCTTGGACTGGACATTGGTGcccagggagaagcccttggatATCGCCAGGATG ATCCCAGCTACCGTTCTTTTCACTCTGGTGGATACGGCCAGGATGCCCTGGGGATGGACCCTATGATGGAGCATGAGATGGGTGGCCACCACCCTGGTGCTGACTACCCGGTAGATGGGCTGCCTGACCTGGGACATGCCCAGGACCTCATGGACGGGCTACCCCCAGGGGACAGCAATCAGCTGGCCTGGTTTGATACTGACCTGTAA